ACACCGGCGGAAGCAACCGGGGCGGGGCGGGTCTGGCTGGCGGGCGCGGAAGGCGTGCGGGCCGCCGGCTCCTCGGGGCTGCGCAGCGGCTCCAGCCGCCGACCTTACAGCCTGGACGCGCGCCAGCCCGACGTGGGGCTCTGCCTGATCTGGAGTCCGCCCGCCCGCTGAGGCTTACGGGTCAAGCAGCCGCCACAAGCCCCCGTCCCCTTCCACCCACAACCCCTGGCCGCGGCGCAGCCCGCGCGGCAGCACGCCGTCCAGCCCGTGCTTGCGGGCCAGCAGGGGCGGCAACCCCAGGCAGAGTTCGAAGTGGGTCACCACCACCAGCAGCTCGGTCCCGCGGGACCACTCGTCCAGCTTGCGCACCAGGCCGGGCAGGTCCTGTTCCCAACTGCCCGGCGGGCCGTCGGGCCCGCTCCAGAGCCGCGGGTCCTCCTCCGGCTCGCGCAGCCCCAGAAAGGAGCAGAGGGCGGAGGCGGTCTGGCGGGCCCGGGGAGCCGGACTGCTCAGCACCCGGGCCTCCAACTGCCGACGCCCGCCGGAATCGCGCAACTGGCGGCCCAGCGAGGCCGCCTGGCGTTGTCCCAGGTGGGAGAGGTTGTTGC
The DNA window shown above is from Candidatus Delongbacteria bacterium and carries:
- a CDS encoding phosphoglycerate mutase family protein gives rise to the protein MNALALIRHGDLDGNNLSHLGQRQAASLGRQLRDSGGRRQLEARVLSSPAPRARQTASALCSFLGLREPEEDPRLWSGPDGPPGSWEQDLPGLVRKLDEWSRGTELLVVVTHFELCLGLPPLLARKHGLDGVLPRGLRRGQGLWVEGDGGLWRLLDP